Within Halorubrum lacusprofundi ATCC 49239, the genomic segment CGTTCGCGACCCCGACTCCGACTTCGAGCGTGTGTTCGTCCTCACGAGCGTCAAACAGCAGCTCCGCCAGTTCGAGACAGACCTGGAAACGATCAACGGGGACCTCCCAGATGGGTACGACCCGGTCTCTGGGCTCACGCTCGTCGGGAAGGCGGACGTGTGCCCGTACGCTCGCGAGAACCGCGGCGGGATCGACCGCGAGAACGTGTACGAGCGCTGTGAAGGGCTCCGCGAGCGCACCCGAAACCTCGTCGGCGACGGTGGCGCGACCACGACATCGAACCTCGTGAGCGAGGCACAGAGCCAACAGGTCGGCCTGTTGGACTCGGGGAACAGGGGCGGCTCGGCCACCGGTGATTCGAGCGCCGCCGACTACCTCAGCGTTGACGGCGATCCTACCCCGTACCGACCGGACACAGAGGAGTTCGAGGGCACCGAGTTCTGCCCGTTCTACGCCGGCTTCCTCGACGACCTTCCGGAGGACGGCGATCCCGCGGAGGCGGTCCCGTTCGACGTAACGGAACTCGGCCACGTCGGACCGACAGAGCTGGTCCGGCTCGCCGCCGGCCACGGCACCTGTCCGCACTCGATCATGGGTGCGCTCGTCCCCGAGGTCGAGGTCGTGATCGGCAACTACTACCACGCATTCGACCCCGTCACGACCGGGACGTTCACGGGCGCGCTGCTGGACAACTCGACGTTCGTCGTCTGCGACGAGGCCCACATGCTCGAACCCCGCGTGCGCGACCTCGTGAGCGACGCTGTCGCCGACGCCAGCCTCCGTGACGCGGAGAACGAACTCACGCGCGTCGTCCAGCCGCTCTCGTTCGAGACGGCCGGCGCAGAGTCGGACGACGCCGAACTCGTCCGTGGCGAGCTGGAGGACGCCGACGTGAGCGTCGACGAGATCGAGTCCGTCCGAGAATTTTACGCGGATCTCCGCGGAGAGCTCGACCGCCGCGTGACCGAGCGGCTGGACCGAGAGCGCCCAGACTGGCGGGCATCGATGCGCGAACTCGATGACGACGAGGTCCCCCTCCGTGACCCGGAAGAGCCGGGTGAAGACGAGATCACGGCGTGGGCGAAACGGGAGGGGTACGGTGACCGCGTCTGGGCCCGCGCGGAGCAGGTCGGCGCGGTCGTCAAACGCGTGCTCGATTCGCTGGAGGAGGAGGACAAACAGCGCGCTGCGCCGGGCGTCGGCCGCACCCTCAACGCGTGGTACCGCGAGGGCCACGATGACTTCTTCCGGGCGATCGATCTGGAGCGGACGTGGGACGAGACGGCGCCGCCCGACTCGTGGCGGCGCGCGTACAACGCGAGCCTCGCGCTGTACAACTGCCTGCCGAGCGAACCGATCGGCGACCGGCTCGCGGAGTTCGGCGGCGGCGTGCTAATGAGCGCGACACTGGAGCCGATGGACGTGTTCCGCGAGGTGACTGGGCTCGATCACCTCGAACAGCGCGGACGGCCAGTCGTCGAGCGGACATACGGCCTGTCGTTCCCGCCCGAAAACCGTGCGAGTTTCGCTGTCGACGCGCCGAAGTTCACTCACCAGAACCGCGGGGCACCCGGCGAGGAGAACGACACGCGACTCGCGCACCTCGACGCGACCGTGGCGGTAGCGAGCCGTGAGGGGAACGTGCTCGTCGGAACGCCGAGCTACGCGGAGGCGACGTGGATGGCCGAGTCGCTCTCGAAACGACTGGACAAGCCCGTGCTGCTCGACGAGTCGTCGGGCGACCGCGCCACGGAGTCGCTGAAAGACGACTTCTTCGCGGGCGACGGGAAGGTCCTCGTGACGAGCCTCCGCGGCACGCTCACGGAAGGCGTCGACTACCGCGGCGACCGTCTGTCGGCCGCCGTGGTCTGTGGCGTCCCGATCATCAACACGGCGCGGCCGCGGACGCGGGCGGTGATCACCGCTTACGACAGGCGGTTCGAGTCGGGATTCGAAACCGCCCTCACTGTTCCGGCGGTCCGGAAGGCCCGGCAGGCCGTCGGCCGGGTCATTCGTGGGACGGACGAACACGGAGTTCGCGTCCTGCTCGACGCCCGGTACGCGCGTGAGTCGTGGAACAGCGTCCGGGAGTACCTCCCGGACCACGAGCGCGAGGAGTACCAGCCGGTAAGCCCGGACATGCTCGGACTCGCGCTTGACCGGTTTGAGCGGCAGGTCGGCAACGAGTGAAGCGGCAGCCGATGAGGCGACTGAGGAGAGGACCGGAGCGACGAGAGCGCCGGAGGCGGTCCGTCGCGATTACCACTCGCCTACTGATCGGTTCGACGCAGGTATGGGACGCGTAACTAACGGTCCGTAGCGCCCGTACGTCCTCATGGAGCAACCGACACCGAAAGAGCGGTACCACGTCGTCTGCAGGGAGTGTCAGCTCGAACGGCTGTTTGATGTCGGCGACGACGCGAATCGCCTCGAACGCGAACACGCGTCGGAGACTGGTCATCGGATCGCAGTCGGGCGGGTCCGCTAGCTCATAGCCGGTCCGAACGAACGTTGCGTCGCTGTAGCTTGTGATCTGAAAATGGACGGAGAACCGTCGGGTGGCGGAGTAGAACGGTGCGACGACTGAGAAACGCGTCTGTTTTCGGTCCCAGCGGTCTAGTTCTCGCGACGGGCGAACGCGAGGTTACCGGAGACATTCTTGATGTAGGCCGTGACCGTCTCGCCTTCCTGTGCACCGGGGACGAACACCGTGTACTCGCCGCGTTCGGCGACACCGTCGCCCTTGCGGCCGGTGCCGACGATCTCGAGTTCGTACGTCTTGCCCGACTCGATCGCCTCCTCCTGCCGTTGGGTGTTCGAGGTGTTTTGCTTGGCGACGGGCCGGAACGCACCACAGGCCTCACAGCGAAGCATGGGCGTGCGGTTCTCGGTCTCAAGCCGGGTGTCCGGCAGGCCGCACTCAGAACAGGTGACGAACGACTCGATGTACGAGTCGATCGCAGTCTGGAAGTCGCGCTCGCGGAAGTTCCCGTTGTAGCGGGCTCGCCCGTCCTCGTACTGGCCAGCGGTACCGAGCTCCTGCTGGATCTTCGAGTGAACGTGTTCGGGGTCGCGGCTCAACGCGTCGGCGATCGCGGAGAGGTTCGTCAGCCGGGTGAACGCACCGTCCTTCTGTGTCTCCGGGTCCGGAACTGACAGCCGTTCGTCGGAGCCGCCGAGGTCCGGAACGTCCTCCATCGCGC encodes:
- a CDS encoding ATP-dependent DNA helicase, with amino-acid sequence MTDAPPWTDLFGHAEPYPEQADGIDAAIDAAEDGGFLALEGACGTGKTMLALTAGLDRVRDPDSDFERVFVLTSVKQQLRQFETDLETINGDLPDGYDPVSGLTLVGKADVCPYARENRGGIDRENVYERCEGLRERTRNLVGDGGATTTSNLVSEAQSQQVGLLDSGNRGGSATGDSSAADYLSVDGDPTPYRPDTEEFEGTEFCPFYAGFLDDLPEDGDPAEAVPFDVTELGHVGPTELVRLAAGHGTCPHSIMGALVPEVEVVIGNYYHAFDPVTTGTFTGALLDNSTFVVCDEAHMLEPRVRDLVSDAVADASLRDAENELTRVVQPLSFETAGAESDDAELVRGELEDADVSVDEIESVREFYADLRGELDRRVTERLDRERPDWRASMRELDDDEVPLRDPEEPGEDEITAWAKREGYGDRVWARAEQVGAVVKRVLDSLEEEDKQRAAPGVGRTLNAWYREGHDDFFRAIDLERTWDETAPPDSWRRAYNASLALYNCLPSEPIGDRLAEFGGGVLMSATLEPMDVFREVTGLDHLEQRGRPVVERTYGLSFPPENRASFAVDAPKFTHQNRGAPGEENDTRLAHLDATVAVASREGNVLVGTPSYAEATWMAESLSKRLDKPVLLDESSGDRATESLKDDFFAGDGKVLVTSLRGTLTEGVDYRGDRLSAAVVCGVPIINTARPRTRAVITAYDRRFESGFETALTVPAVRKARQAVGRVIRGTDEHGVRVLLDARYARESWNSVREYLPDHEREEYQPVSPDMLGLALDRFERQVGNE
- a CDS encoding translation initiation factor IF-2 subunit beta, with the translated sequence MDYESSLDRAMEDVPDLGGSDERLSVPDPETQKDGAFTRLTNLSAIADALSRDPEHVHSKIQQELGTAGQYEDGRARYNGNFRERDFQTAIDSYIESFVTCSECGLPDTRLETENRTPMLRCEACGAFRPVAKQNTSNTQRQEEAIESGKTYELEIVGTGRKGDGVAERGEYTVFVPGAQEGETVTAYIKNVSGNLAFARREN